From Variovorax sp. PMC12, the proteins below share one genomic window:
- a CDS encoding acyltransferase family protein has product MSLLSGSSVQPRNFRIDVLRGIAISLVLLLHFHLSYSLVDSPLADLLPAVFIKSLAINGNYGVTMFFVVSGYLITSTTLKRYGSLGNVDVRGFYAFRFARIVPCLAVALAVIVGLGLLGQPAFMNIAKPGWPQVGYPVAVLSVLTFWHNLLMQHAWYFNYAMNIYWSLSVEEVFYLAFPLLCFGLKRQWAIVAVWLVAIVAGPVYRSFHAHDEIYFMYGYLACFDAVAFGCCAALVAQRVGLHGWAGRQIQLAAACLLAVTYLRGIHGNEVFGFTAIAAGTAVLLVGAHNEKVSAWALRSRALAGLRWLGRHSYELYLFHIIVLGLMRGVVARGQMQPEWKLPALVFFVAASVAVAWAIARFYSEPMNAWLRRRLLAS; this is encoded by the coding sequence ATGTCGTTGCTTTCCGGTTCGTCCGTCCAACCCCGCAATTTCAGGATCGACGTCCTGCGCGGCATCGCCATCTCGCTGGTGCTCCTGCTTCACTTCCACCTGTCGTACTCGCTGGTGGACAGCCCGCTGGCCGACCTTCTGCCGGCTGTTTTCATCAAGTCCCTGGCGATCAACGGCAACTACGGCGTCACCATGTTCTTCGTGGTGTCGGGCTACCTCATCACCTCGACCACGCTGAAGCGCTACGGCAGCCTGGGCAACGTGGACGTGCGCGGCTTCTACGCCTTTCGCTTCGCGCGCATCGTTCCTTGCCTGGCGGTGGCGCTGGCGGTCATCGTCGGGCTCGGCCTGCTCGGGCAGCCGGCGTTCATGAACATCGCGAAGCCGGGGTGGCCGCAGGTCGGCTATCCGGTGGCGGTGCTGTCGGTGCTGACCTTCTGGCACAACCTGCTGATGCAGCATGCGTGGTACTTCAACTACGCGATGAACATCTACTGGTCGCTCTCGGTGGAGGAGGTGTTCTACCTCGCGTTCCCGCTGCTGTGCTTCGGGCTGAAGCGGCAGTGGGCCATCGTCGCCGTGTGGCTGGTGGCGATCGTCGCCGGGCCGGTCTATCGAAGCTTCCACGCGCACGACGAGATCTACTTCATGTACGGCTATCTCGCATGCTTCGACGCCGTGGCCTTCGGCTGCTGCGCGGCGCTGGTCGCGCAGCGGGTCGGCCTGCACGGATGGGCCGGCCGCCAGATCCAGCTGGCCGCGGCGTGCCTCCTGGCCGTGACGTACCTGCGCGGGATCCACGGCAACGAAGTCTTCGGCTTCACCGCCATCGCAGCCGGAACCGCGGTTCTGCTGGTCGGCGCGCACAACGAGAAGGTATCGGCATGGGCGCTGCGCAGCAGGGCGCTCGCGGGTCTTCGGTGGCTGGGGCGGCACAGCTACGAGCTGTACCTGTTCCACATCATCGTGCTGGGCCTGATGCGCGGCGTCGTGGCGCGCGGGCAGATGCAACCCGAGTGGAAGCTGCCGGCGCTGGTGTTTTTCGTAGCGGCGTCCGTGGCTGTGGCCTGGGCCATTGCGCGCTTTTATTCGGAGCCGATGAATGCTTGGCTGCGGCGCAGGTTGCTTGCTTCATAG
- a CDS encoding GNAT family N-acetyltransferase, with translation MQISLESPAQPDVIQLIDYLDAYQKPLYPPESHHGIDIAALSAPNVLFAVARDHEGKAVGCGAIVVGPEFGELKRMFVRPENRGQGIAARVLDFLEREAAAKGCTTFMLETGPRQPEAIALYARSGYLPRGPFGSYGPDPFSVFMQKARA, from the coding sequence ATGCAGATTTCCTTGGAAAGCCCCGCCCAGCCCGACGTCATCCAGCTCATCGACTACCTCGACGCGTACCAGAAGCCGCTCTATCCGCCGGAGAGCCATCACGGCATCGACATTGCGGCGCTCTCCGCGCCCAACGTGCTGTTCGCCGTAGCGCGCGACCACGAGGGCAAGGCCGTCGGCTGCGGCGCCATCGTCGTGGGCCCGGAGTTCGGCGAGCTCAAGCGCATGTTCGTGCGGCCCGAGAACCGGGGGCAAGGCATCGCGGCCAGGGTGCTGGATTTTCTGGAGCGCGAAGCCGCGGCGAAGGGCTGCACGACCTTCATGCTGGAAACCGGACCGCGCCAGCCCGAGGCGATTGCGCTCTATGCGCGCTCGGGCTATTTGCCGCGAGGCCCGTTCGGCAGCTACGGCCCCGACCCGTTCAGCGTCTTCATGCAGAAGGCGCGCGCCTAG
- a CDS encoding methylglyoxal synthase, translating into MAASPLSQQPPAQAPLAASWRFGLVANRLHRQEGVGALGRWAEACEAGIRTLNLGLLAVGGTHDALVRDGLLAGHAPLTRLPHGPDGGLMRLVSRISGGLVPADEIDGVIYFIDPVDPSSLYPEAQALKRQCVIHGKPFLSTAAGAREWIAIELALAGHATGNAFVPREEQTVALIAHDALKQRMVAFAALHFDLLSGFRNRVATGTTGGLLNDLAWSRGWPADVPWVTRYQSGPLGGDAQIAELVLDRRCHKVIFFEDPHVARQHEADIQLLERAVCSATEETTCFNSPAMAERWAQALRVAMPAQ; encoded by the coding sequence ATGGCAGCATCGCCGCTTTCACAGCAGCCTCCTGCGCAGGCGCCCCTGGCAGCTTCCTGGCGTTTCGGCCTCGTCGCCAATCGCCTGCACCGGCAGGAAGGCGTCGGCGCATTGGGCCGATGGGCCGAGGCCTGCGAGGCCGGCATCCGCACGCTGAACCTGGGCCTTCTTGCGGTGGGCGGCACGCACGACGCGCTGGTGCGCGACGGCCTGCTCGCAGGCCATGCGCCGCTTACGCGCCTGCCTCACGGCCCCGACGGCGGGCTCATGCGGCTGGTGTCGCGGATCTCCGGCGGCCTGGTGCCGGCAGATGAAATCGACGGCGTGATCTATTTCATCGACCCGGTCGATCCGTCTTCCCTGTACCCCGAGGCACAGGCGCTGAAGCGCCAGTGCGTGATTCACGGCAAGCCTTTTCTCTCGACCGCGGCCGGTGCGCGGGAATGGATCGCGATCGAGCTGGCACTGGCCGGCCACGCCACCGGCAACGCGTTCGTGCCCCGCGAGGAGCAGACCGTTGCGCTCATTGCGCACGATGCCCTGAAGCAGCGGATGGTCGCGTTTGCCGCGCTGCATTTCGATCTTCTCTCCGGCTTCCGCAACCGCGTGGCGACCGGCACGACCGGCGGCCTGCTGAACGACCTGGCATGGTCGCGCGGATGGCCGGCGGATGTGCCGTGGGTCACCCGCTACCAGAGCGGCCCGCTCGGCGGCGACGCGCAGATCGCCGAACTGGTGCTGGACCGCCGCTGCCACAAGGTCATCTTCTTCGAAGACCCGCATGTGGCGCGGCAGCATGAAGCCGACATCCAGTTGCTCGAGCGCGCCGTCTGCAGCGCGACCGAGGAAACCACTTGCTTCAACTCGCCGGCCATGGCCGAGCGGTGGGCGCAGGCACTGCGCGTGGCGATGCCTGCTCAGTAA
- a CDS encoding LysR substrate-binding domain-containing protein, whose protein sequence is MRKDIPNLGALQAFEASARLGSFTRAAAELALTQSAVGRQVAMLEQRLGVPLFSRVRRRLTLTDVGREYAGRIRRHLDQIRRDTLEISAGHEMGFVLELAVVPTFATQWLIPRLPEFSKLHPNITVNLSARSQPFSFQENAYDAAIYFGDQFWPNTRGGLIFAEGEMVPICSPAFRDANGPWDEAGFERCRHVHLSTRAHAWRDWYAQQGWEYTVHASRGPRYELFTMVVAATAAGMGVGLAPRILVEHELKTGELVIPVDRHLDVRQGYYFAYPEGRPASGALEHFKRWVLGLTPG, encoded by the coding sequence ATGAGAAAAGACATTCCCAACCTCGGCGCGCTGCAGGCCTTCGAGGCCTCGGCGCGGCTGGGGAGCTTCACCCGCGCGGCCGCCGAACTCGCGCTCACGCAAAGCGCCGTCGGGCGGCAGGTGGCCATGCTCGAGCAGCGGCTGGGCGTGCCGCTGTTCTCGCGCGTGCGGCGCCGGCTCACGCTGACCGACGTGGGCCGCGAGTACGCGGGGCGCATCCGCCGCCACCTCGACCAGATCCGCCGCGACACGCTGGAGATCAGCGCCGGCCACGAGATGGGCTTCGTGCTCGAACTGGCCGTGGTGCCCACCTTCGCCACGCAGTGGCTCATACCGCGCCTGCCGGAGTTCAGCAAGCTGCATCCGAACATCACCGTCAACCTGTCGGCGCGCTCGCAGCCCTTTTCCTTCCAGGAGAACGCCTACGACGCGGCCATCTATTTCGGCGACCAGTTCTGGCCCAACACGCGCGGCGGGCTGATCTTTGCCGAAGGCGAGATGGTGCCCATCTGCAGCCCTGCCTTCCGCGATGCCAACGGCCCATGGGACGAGGCCGGCTTCGAGCGCTGCCGCCACGTGCACCTGAGCACGCGCGCCCACGCCTGGCGCGACTGGTATGCGCAGCAAGGCTGGGAATACACGGTGCATGCGTCGCGCGGGCCGCGCTACGAACTGTTCACCATGGTGGTGGCGGCCACCGCCGCCGGCATGGGCGTCGGCCTTGCGCCGCGCATCCTGGTGGAACATGAGCTGAAGACCGGCGAACTGGTGATACCGGTCGACCGGCACCTGGACGTGCGCCAGGGCTACTACTTTGCCTACCCGGAAGGCCGGCCGGCCTCCGGGGCGCTGGAACACTTCAAGCGGTGGGTGCTCGGGCTGACGCCCGGATAG
- a CDS encoding NAD(P)/FAD-dependent oxidoreductase, translated as MRRVVIIGGGAIGSAIAYFLSCDPEQEPFDVTVVERDFSYRQASSALSASSIRQQFSTAINIEMSRYGIHFMRALGQTLRVGDEVPNIGLVEPGYLYLASPAGVDVLRENHAMQKAHAVDVALLTPAELKARFPWISTEGVALASLGLSGEGWYDGYSLLQAFRRKAVSQGARYVQAHATGLRRYGRRLTGVQLGNGETLDADVVVNAAGAWAATVAGWAGIELPVRGRRRSVFSFSCPDALPGCPLVIDTSGIWLRPEGRQFICGFAPPEAQDLDDQPLDVEYEAFDSFIWPALAERVPAFEAIRMTGAWAGYYEMNVFDHNAILGLHPECGNLYFANGFSGHGLQQCPAAGRGVAELIRFGGYRSLDLGALSFTRILQNRPLLEKNVI; from the coding sequence ATGCGTCGTGTGGTGATCATCGGCGGCGGGGCCATCGGCTCCGCCATCGCTTACTTCCTGAGCTGCGATCCGGAGCAGGAGCCCTTCGATGTCACGGTGGTCGAGCGCGATTTCTCGTACCGGCAGGCTTCGTCGGCGCTGTCGGCCAGCTCCATCCGCCAGCAGTTTTCCACCGCGATCAACATCGAGATGTCGCGCTACGGCATTCACTTCATGCGCGCGCTCGGCCAGACCCTGCGGGTGGGCGACGAGGTGCCGAACATCGGCCTCGTCGAGCCCGGCTACCTGTACCTGGCCTCGCCGGCCGGCGTGGACGTGCTGCGCGAGAACCATGCGATGCAGAAGGCCCACGCGGTCGACGTGGCGCTGTTGACGCCGGCCGAGCTGAAAGCGCGGTTTCCGTGGATATCGACCGAGGGTGTCGCGCTGGCCTCGCTCGGGTTGTCGGGCGAAGGCTGGTACGACGGCTACAGCCTGCTGCAGGCCTTTCGCAGGAAGGCCGTGTCGCAAGGCGCCCGCTATGTGCAGGCGCACGCGACGGGCCTGCGCCGCTACGGCCGCCGGCTGACCGGCGTGCAGCTGGGCAACGGCGAGACGCTGGATGCCGACGTGGTCGTCAACGCCGCGGGCGCGTGGGCCGCAACTGTGGCGGGCTGGGCCGGCATCGAGTTGCCGGTGCGCGGCCGGCGCCGCAGCGTGTTCAGCTTCTCCTGCCCCGACGCGCTGCCGGGCTGCCCGCTGGTCATCGACACATCGGGCATCTGGCTGCGGCCCGAAGGCCGGCAGTTCATCTGCGGCTTCGCGCCGCCCGAGGCGCAGGACCTCGACGACCAGCCGCTGGACGTGGAGTACGAGGCCTTCGACAGCTTCATCTGGCCCGCGCTGGCCGAGCGCGTGCCGGCCTTCGAGGCCATCCGCATGACCGGTGCGTGGGCCGGCTACTACGAGATGAACGTGTTCGACCACAACGCCATCCTCGGCCTGCACCCGGAGTGCGGCAACCTGTACTTTGCGAACGGCTTTTCGGGCCACGGCCTGCAGCAGTGCCCGGCCGCTGGGCGGGGCGTGGCGGAGCTGATCCGCTTCGGCGGCTATCGCAGCCTCGACCTGGGCGCGCTGTCTTTCACGCGCATCCTCCAGAACAGGCCGCTGCTCGAGAAGAACGTGATCTAG
- a CDS encoding DUF3443 family protein, which produces MEPRQAGSPRAAAGARTLILKAAAVAACAAGLLVLAACGGGGGGGGGGALPIALLPTTTSTPAATPTPTPTPATSSQNSMSLTVSRGTDTSGVNLPQVSVKLCAPGTGTCQTIDNVLVDTGSTGIRIAASALNSSMLAALPQESVSGAPLNACAQFLDGYTWGTMRTADITLGPKSAAAQPLQITGDAAAGAVPSACSDNGTLQAEDTPAELGTNGIIGVAAFLQDCGSACAQKAVAATYYTCQAGAQCQNTAVPLAQQAQNIVASFAQDNNGVVLGLPAISSAGQGVTVGTLYFGVATQANNAMTGATVLQTNPRTLRVSATYKNSSFPDSFLDSGSNFLFLNDSTIAQCAKGSTYQGFYCPPSSLDLSASFTAATGPALSQSFAIANAQSLFTSNPGAVAVNNVAAASIGSAIDFGLPFFYGRLVAVLNEGQSALGQQGPFTALASP; this is translated from the coding sequence ATGGAACCACGACAAGCAGGCAGCCCGCGCGCCGCCGCCGGCGCACGGACGCTGATTCTCAAAGCGGCGGCCGTGGCGGCATGCGCCGCAGGCCTGCTGGTACTCGCTGCCTGTGGCGGTGGCGGTGGCGGCGGTGGCGGCGGCGCACTGCCGATCGCGCTGCTGCCGACCACCACCAGCACCCCGGCGGCGACACCCACCCCCACGCCCACACCCGCGACAAGCTCGCAGAACTCCATGTCCCTCACCGTGTCGCGCGGAACGGACACGAGCGGCGTCAACCTCCCGCAGGTCAGCGTGAAACTCTGCGCACCGGGCACCGGCACCTGCCAGACGATCGACAACGTGCTGGTCGACACCGGTTCCACCGGCATACGCATCGCCGCCTCCGCGCTCAATTCTTCGATGCTGGCGGCGCTGCCGCAGGAGTCGGTGAGCGGCGCGCCGCTGAACGCCTGCGCGCAGTTCCTCGACGGCTACACATGGGGAACCATGCGCACGGCCGACATCACGCTGGGGCCGAAGTCGGCGGCGGCGCAACCGCTGCAGATCACGGGCGACGCCGCTGCGGGCGCCGTGCCCAGCGCATGCTCCGACAACGGCACGCTGCAGGCCGAAGACACGCCCGCGGAGCTGGGAACGAACGGCATCATCGGCGTGGCCGCCTTCCTGCAGGACTGCGGCAGCGCTTGCGCGCAGAAGGCGGTCGCGGCCACCTACTACACCTGCCAGGCGGGCGCGCAGTGCCAGAACACGGCGGTGCCGCTCGCCCAGCAGGCGCAGAACATCGTCGCCAGCTTCGCGCAGGACAACAACGGCGTGGTGCTCGGTCTGCCCGCGATTTCCTCGGCTGGCCAGGGCGTGACCGTCGGCACGCTCTACTTCGGCGTTGCCACGCAGGCCAACAACGCCATGACCGGCGCGACGGTGCTGCAGACCAACCCGCGCACGCTGCGCGTTTCGGCCACCTACAAGAACAGCAGCTTTCCCGACAGCTTCCTGGACAGCGGATCGAACTTCCTGTTCCTGAACGATTCGACGATCGCCCAGTGCGCCAAGGGCAGCACCTACCAGGGCTTCTACTGCCCGCCCAGTTCGCTCGACCTCAGCGCCAGTTTCACGGCGGCCACGGGGCCCGCGCTGAGCCAGAGCTTTGCCATCGCGAACGCGCAGTCGCTGTTCACGAGCAACCCGGGCGCGGTGGCGGTCAACAACGTGGCCGCGGCGAGCATCGGCAGCGCCATCGACTTCGGCCTTCCATTCTTCTACGGCAGGCTGGTCGCGGTGCTCAACGAGGGGCAGTCCGCGCTGGGCCAGCAAGGGCCGTTCACCGCATTGGCGTCGCCTTGA